A genome region from Akkermansiaceae bacterium includes the following:
- a CDS encoding ATP-dependent Clp protease proteolytic subunit, with product MTRHIAMILAALAAVAPVQAKEASPDAAVGNAPEAKPEAAEKAPDKDAENAKLQAEIAKLKLERELITEKLALEAAKRKEAIKDAVAKSEMEVAELNREFEISKIRSEKLAADLKAVQSEAALELTKLQNEISTIETQDKRETYADSKPVYLKNPLREDGVLVISDRRIPLNGMIGESTADYVTSRIDFWNNRDKELPIFIVIDACPGGSVMAGYRILKAMEASAAPVHVVVKSFAASMAACITTLAEESYAYPNAIILHHQISSQIAFARLNLTQQKEFYQESERWWDRLAAPVAKKMGLSTDEFIEQMYARSTSGDWSEFGDEAKKLKWVNNIVEGIVESSINVNPDAEKKPAAAKEALSEQVDADGKVFSYLPRLTPKDVYFLYNPDGYYRMR from the coding sequence ATGACAAGACACATAGCGATGATATTGGCCGCACTTGCGGCGGTGGCTCCGGTGCAGGCAAAGGAAGCAAGCCCCGATGCCGCCGTAGGCAATGCGCCCGAAGCCAAGCCGGAGGCTGCGGAAAAAGCCCCTGACAAGGATGCGGAGAACGCCAAGCTCCAGGCGGAGATCGCGAAGCTCAAGCTTGAGCGCGAGCTGATCACCGAGAAACTCGCCCTGGAGGCTGCGAAGCGGAAGGAAGCGATCAAGGATGCCGTCGCGAAATCGGAGATGGAAGTCGCGGAACTCAACCGCGAGTTCGAGATTTCCAAGATCCGCTCGGAAAAGCTCGCGGCGGATCTCAAGGCCGTGCAGAGCGAGGCCGCCCTGGAACTCACGAAGCTCCAGAACGAAATCAGCACCATCGAGACCCAGGACAAGCGCGAAACCTATGCGGACTCGAAGCCCGTCTATCTCAAGAACCCCCTCCGCGAGGACGGGGTGCTGGTCATTTCCGACCGCCGCATCCCCCTCAACGGCATGATCGGTGAATCCACGGCTGACTACGTCACCAGCCGCATCGACTTCTGGAACAACCGCGACAAGGAACTGCCCATCTTCATCGTGATCGACGCCTGCCCGGGCGGCTCGGTGATGGCGGGCTACCGCATCCTCAAGGCCATGGAGGCCAGCGCCGCGCCGGTGCACGTGGTGGTGAAAAGCTTCGCCGCCTCCATGGCCGCGTGCATCACCACCCTCGCCGAGGAAAGCTACGCCTACCCGAACGCGATCATCCTGCATCACCAGATCAGCTCGCAGATCGCCTTCGCCCGCCTGAACCTCACCCAGCAGAAGGAATTCTACCAGGAGAGCGAGCGCTGGTGGGATAGGCTCGCCGCACCCGTCGCAAAGAAGATGGGCCTAAGCACCGACGAGTTCATCGAGCAAATGTACGCCCGCTCAACCAGCGGCGACTGGAGCGAATTCGGCGATGAGGCGAAGAAGCTCAAGTGGGTCAACAACATCGTCGAGGGCATCGTGGAAAGCTCGATCAACGTCAACCCGGACGCGGAGAAGAAACCCGCCGCCGCGAAGGAGGCGCTCTCCGAGCAGGTGGATGCGGACGGGAAGGTGTTCTCCTACCTCCCGCGCCTGACCCCGAAGGATGTGTATTTCCTCTACAATCCGGACGGCTACTACCGCATGCGATGA
- a CDS encoding sulfatase — MKKLLFAVSLGLAAFSPAAQKPDVILITVDDLNNWIGCMGGQPNVKTPHMDRLAARGILYTNAHCQAPVCNPSRTSFLTGLRPTTSGVYSLDAAFRKNPDLKNHPTIHQAFKRAGYTTYSTGKIYHMLTDKQDKEAATFGPAGNMGPLRKKKLVNTPSSHPALDWGPLDITDEEMPDWEVAQAAIRQIKQARTAPLFLSIGFSRPHVPLNVPQKWFDLYQPEDYAVPGTLPAFRENDRDDCPHAAWYLTWKLPEPRLKFLRESDTWASKVHAYLASVSFVDAQIGSVIDAIEKSPNADNTIICLLSDHGYHLGEKEISGKNSLWDTSTRVPLILTGAGISGGVKNASAVELLDVYPTLAWLAGVFGDDKVKLDGLVLPLDATIDPERTAITCQGPYNQTIRTLDKRYILYMDGSEELYDHTTDPHEHKNLANDPAFAETKGRLRETLIATIGEPKAPLPGADVRLSTLIEGVPHWEGKPIKSGDPVPEL; from the coding sequence ATGAAAAAACTCCTGTTCGCCGTTTCCCTGGGGCTTGCCGCATTTTCCCCCGCCGCCCAGAAGCCGGATGTGATCCTGATCACAGTCGACGACCTGAACAATTGGATCGGCTGCATGGGCGGGCAGCCGAATGTGAAAACCCCGCACATGGATCGCCTCGCCGCGCGCGGCATCCTCTACACGAACGCCCACTGCCAGGCACCCGTCTGCAACCCCTCCCGCACCAGCTTCCTCACCGGCCTGCGCCCCACCACCAGCGGCGTGTATTCGCTCGACGCCGCATTCCGCAAGAACCCGGATCTGAAAAACCACCCCACCATCCACCAGGCATTCAAGCGTGCCGGATACACCACCTACAGCACCGGGAAAATCTACCACATGCTCACCGACAAGCAGGACAAGGAAGCCGCCACCTTCGGCCCAGCCGGGAACATGGGGCCGTTGAGGAAGAAAAAACTCGTCAACACCCCTTCGAGCCACCCCGCGCTCGATTGGGGGCCGCTTGACATCACCGATGAAGAAATGCCCGACTGGGAAGTGGCGCAGGCCGCCATCAGGCAGATCAAGCAAGCCCGTACCGCACCGCTCTTTCTGAGCATCGGATTCTCCCGCCCGCACGTGCCGCTCAATGTCCCGCAGAAGTGGTTCGATCTCTACCAACCGGAAGACTACGCCGTCCCCGGCACCCTTCCGGCATTCCGGGAAAACGACCGCGACGACTGCCCCCACGCCGCCTGGTATCTCACCTGGAAGCTGCCCGAGCCGCGCCTGAAATTCCTCCGCGAGAGCGATACCTGGGCATCGAAGGTCCATGCCTACCTGGCCAGCGTCAGCTTCGTGGACGCCCAGATCGGCAGCGTGATCGATGCCATTGAAAAATCCCCCAACGCCGACAACACCATCATCTGCCTCCTTTCCGACCACGGCTACCACCTCGGCGAAAAGGAGATTTCCGGAAAGAACTCCCTCTGGGACACCAGCACCCGGGTCCCGCTCATCCTCACCGGCGCGGGTATCTCCGGAGGTGTGAAAAACGCCTCCGCCGTCGAGCTGCTGGATGTTTACCCCACGCTTGCATGGCTGGCTGGCGTGTTTGGGGATGATAAGGTCAAGCTCGACGGCCTGGTCCTGCCACTCGATGCAACCATTGACCCGGAGCGCACCGCCATCACCTGCCAAGGGCCATACAACCAGACCATCCGCACCTTGGACAAACGCTACATCCTTTACATGGACGGATCGGAGGAGCTCTACGACCACACCACCGATCCCCATGAGCACAAGAACCTTGCAAACGATCCGGCCTTCGCCGAGACGAAGGGCAGGCTCCGGGAAACCCTCATCGCTACGATAGGGGAGCCGAAAGCCCCGCTCCCCGGTGCCGATGTGCGCCTCTCCACCCTCATCGAAGGCGTGCCGCACTGGGAAGGCAAGCCCATCAAGTCCGGCGATCCTGTGCCCGAGCTCTAA
- a CDS encoding ribonuclease HIII, whose product MTSHTAPLTAAQVATLKSVLLERGFEFVAKEYTVFAAKKGNLNVSVYEKGPKALIQGKDTEDFIRFTLEPLVTGVAKLGYEEETDDTGQYLPHFGIDESGKGDFFGPLVIAGVYTDAAITRHLIKAGIMDSKKITSPAAIRKLAAIIKATPGIAFDVIALRPEKYNELYASFKNLNRMLAWGHATVIEEMAKKVPGCPRALSDQFARADVLQSALKKKGITLKLDQRTKGESDTAVAAASILARERFIDWMDAAAAKAGMKIPLGASAQVVDAGKALVKAHGPEILGKFAKLHFKTTQQVCGELF is encoded by the coding sequence ATGACATCCCACACCGCACCGCTCACCGCCGCCCAGGTGGCGACGCTGAAATCAGTTCTGCTAGAGCGGGGCTTCGAGTTCGTCGCAAAGGAATACACGGTCTTCGCCGCGAAAAAGGGCAACCTGAACGTCAGCGTCTATGAAAAGGGGCCCAAGGCGCTGATCCAGGGGAAGGATACGGAGGACTTCATCCGCTTCACGCTGGAGCCGCTGGTCACGGGCGTGGCGAAGCTCGGCTACGAGGAGGAGACGGATGACACCGGCCAGTACCTCCCGCACTTCGGCATCGACGAGAGCGGCAAGGGCGATTTCTTCGGGCCGCTGGTCATTGCAGGGGTTTACACGGATGCGGCAATCACCCGCCACCTGATAAAGGCTGGGATCATGGACTCCAAGAAAATCACAAGCCCCGCCGCGATCCGCAAGCTCGCCGCCATCATCAAGGCCACGCCCGGGATCGCCTTCGATGTCATCGCCCTGCGCCCCGAGAAATACAACGAACTCTACGCCTCGTTCAAAAACCTCAACCGCATGCTCGCCTGGGGTCATGCCACCGTCATCGAGGAGATGGCGAAAAAGGTGCCAGGCTGCCCCCGCGCGCTTTCCGACCAGTTCGCCCGCGCGGATGTCCTTCAGTCCGCGCTGAAGAAGAAAGGCATCACCCTCAAGCTCGACCAGCGCACCAAGGGCGAATCGGACACCGCCGTTGCCGCCGCATCCATCCTCGCCCGCGAGCGCTTCATCGACTGGATGGACGCTGCCGCGGCAAAGGCCGGGATGAAGATCCCGCTCGGCGCATCCGCACAGGTGGTGGATGCCGGAAAAGCTCTCGTGAAAGCCCACGGGCCGGAGATCCTCGGGAAATTCGCCAAGCTCCATTTCAAGACCACCCAGCAGGTCTGCGGTGAGCTATTCTGA
- a CDS encoding zinc ABC transporter substrate-binding protein: MKKFRLNLVFLFAMSGATHAEQLKVASLHPLVGDLLRQVGGDAIEVVDLIGTKGDPHSFAPQAEDLLAAKGAEIYFVSGMGLENYLTELKAVLGGKARIVEVGATLPALHGACDHEGHHHDHSHEVDPHWWHSVDHFRRAAGIVADKLSEQRPEQARIFQNNASAYRLKLDDLEKWVKREVIRIPRDRRKLATAHAAFQYFCEGYGFEAFSVQGMNREQMPDAATLAKLITTLREENVAAIFPEKESNPKMLQSLTRDTGIRLGGELIADGRGVTSYEEMMRANVGAIVEALEKEPSQ; encoded by the coding sequence ATGAAGAAATTCCGCCTCAACCTGGTCTTCCTGTTTGCAATGTCCGGCGCCACCCATGCCGAGCAGCTCAAGGTCGCTTCGCTGCATCCGTTGGTCGGCGATCTCCTGCGGCAGGTGGGCGGGGATGCCATCGAGGTGGTCGATCTCATCGGCACAAAGGGGGATCCCCACAGCTTCGCGCCGCAGGCGGAGGATCTGCTCGCGGCCAAGGGCGCGGAGATCTACTTCGTTTCCGGCATGGGCTTGGAAAATTATCTCACGGAGCTCAAGGCCGTGCTAGGTGGCAAGGCGCGCATCGTCGAGGTCGGCGCGACCCTTCCCGCCCTCCACGGCGCCTGCGACCACGAGGGACATCACCACGACCATTCGCATGAGGTCGATCCGCATTGGTGGCACTCCGTGGATCATTTCCGCAGGGCGGCGGGGATCGTGGCGGATAAACTCTCGGAGCAGCGCCCGGAGCAGGCGCGGATTTTCCAGAACAACGCATCTGCATACCGCCTGAAGCTCGATGATCTGGAGAAATGGGTGAAGCGCGAGGTCATCCGCATCCCCAGGGACAGGCGCAAGCTCGCCACCGCCCATGCCGCTTTCCAATATTTCTGCGAGGGATACGGCTTTGAGGCATTTTCAGTGCAGGGAATGAACCGGGAGCAGATGCCGGATGCCGCCACACTCGCCAAGCTCATCACAACCCTCAGGGAGGAAAACGTGGCCGCCATTTTCCCCGAAAAGGAATCCAATCCCAAGATGCTGCAAAGCCTCACCCGCGACACCGGCATCAGGCTGGGCGGGGAACTGATCGCGGACGGCCGCGGGGTCACCAGCTACGAGGAAATGATGCGCGCGAATGTGGGGGCCATCGTGGAGGCGCTAGAGAAGGAACCGTCGCAATGA
- a CDS encoding MBL fold metallo-hydrolase — MSLEDGTSDVIAKAMLGLGIDAVALAEMSGLPQERIAALLDGDDDGQALRTAAASLGLSPAALAALPGYLPAEREIPGVRRIELPFRQWTVNAWLVEAGGVRLLFDTGCTREDISRALGGIRPDAVFITHAHEDHVGGVAAMEDEGIRVISETEALAEKGFVHGPLRIRAIDLSGHMSPTAGYLIEGLGKLLLVPGDAIFAGSMGRCRSTEAYRTAFATLLPALREAGPDCVILPGHGPATTVAEELSSNPFLAAASC; from the coding sequence ATGAGCCTGGAGGACGGCACATCCGATGTCATCGCAAAGGCGATGCTAGGCCTCGGCATCGATGCGGTGGCATTAGCGGAAATGTCCGGGCTGCCACAGGAGCGGATCGCCGCGCTCCTCGATGGTGACGATGACGGCCAGGCTTTGCGAACGGCCGCCGCAAGCCTCGGCCTGTCCCCTGCCGCCCTCGCCGCCCTACCCGGCTATCTTCCTGCGGAACGGGAAATCCCCGGCGTGCGCAGGATCGAGCTCCCCTTCCGGCAATGGACGGTCAACGCATGGCTCGTCGAGGCGGGCGGTGTGCGCCTGCTCTTCGACACCGGGTGCACCCGCGAGGACATTTCACGGGCGCTCGGTGGCATTCGCCCGGATGCGGTTTTCATCACCCACGCCCACGAGGACCATGTCGGCGGCGTCGCCGCGATGGAGGATGAGGGGATCCGGGTGATTTCGGAAACGGAAGCACTGGCGGAAAAGGGATTCGTCCATGGTCCGCTAAGGATCCGTGCCATCGACCTTTCCGGGCACATGAGCCCCACGGCAGGCTATCTCATCGAGGGGCTGGGGAAGCTCCTGCTCGTCCCCGGCGATGCGATCTTCGCCGGCTCCATGGGGCGCTGCCGCAGCACCGAAGCCTACCGCACGGCATTCGCCACCCTGCTCCCAGCCCTCCGCGAGGCCGGGCCTGACTGCGTGATCCTCCCCGGCCACGGTCCCGCCACCACCGTCGCGGAAGAGCTTTCCTCGAACCCGTTCCTCGCGGCGGCATCCTGTTAG
- a CDS encoding CPBP family intramembrane metalloprotease, producing the protein MTLSERIRAGIPIPWVIALGLGWAWVTWSDFNRQAIQPGETDTEVVLRYYDRGLRVTEAAKRGNAYERWMGGADLEEQWLEESRETIRNLYLADLGEPGQDALDAVALRLGEPLTPAEGSDDPVYRREMRDYLLAGHGQAWDYELFLHTENDPEILARYHRENDRLLSRAMWTGNLENAILVAGLCLAGYLMLHRHPPLRGPRIPDSWAATTVMGVFFLGEILTRPWLWLLDLGYGAYYALGGLADIYTPYDALWRAFPAVFSAIFFLRYPHRTWRVFGLGRRIHWPLLIAALAIISAAHWIFFLIAPGTDADPTDFMETASDDLEFFAKLLFSSVIVAPIFEEIIFRGFLFQGLKSKTGVAGAALASTVLFAVVHTQYDIWGWISVGMMGFAACYLTHRTGSLKTAIVFHAIGNLLISLDVYLFYQLPL; encoded by the coding sequence ATGACACTCAGTGAACGGATACGCGCGGGGATTCCCATACCATGGGTGATCGCCCTCGGGCTTGGCTGGGCATGGGTCACTTGGTCGGACTTCAACCGCCAGGCCATTCAGCCGGGGGAAACCGATACCGAAGTGGTGCTACGCTACTACGACAGGGGGCTGCGGGTGACCGAAGCGGCGAAACGGGGCAACGCCTACGAGCGATGGATGGGCGGAGCGGACCTGGAAGAGCAATGGCTGGAGGAATCCCGCGAAACGATACGCAACCTCTACCTCGCCGACCTCGGTGAACCGGGCCAAGACGCGCTCGATGCCGTCGCGCTGCGCCTCGGCGAGCCCCTGACACCGGCGGAGGGCAGCGACGACCCCGTCTACCGCCGCGAAATGAGGGACTACCTGCTCGCCGGGCACGGCCAGGCGTGGGATTACGAGCTGTTCCTCCACACGGAAAACGACCCCGAAATCCTCGCCCGCTACCACCGCGAGAACGACCGCCTGCTTTCACGCGCGATGTGGACGGGCAACCTGGAAAACGCCATCCTTGTGGCCGGCCTCTGCTTGGCGGGATATCTCATGCTCCATCGCCACCCACCGCTGCGCGGCCCGCGCATTCCGGATTCATGGGCTGCCACGACGGTGATGGGGGTGTTTTTCCTCGGAGAAATCCTCACCAGGCCGTGGCTTTGGCTGCTCGATCTCGGATATGGCGCCTACTACGCGCTGGGCGGCCTGGCGGACATCTACACTCCCTACGATGCGCTTTGGAGAGCCTTTCCCGCAGTGTTTTCCGCCATCTTCTTCCTCAGGTATCCGCACCGGACCTGGAGGGTCTTCGGTCTTGGGAGACGGATCCACTGGCCGCTGCTCATCGCCGCCCTCGCCATCATCAGCGCGGCACACTGGATCTTCTTCCTCATCGCCCCTGGCACAGATGCCGATCCCACCGACTTCATGGAAACGGCTTCCGACGATCTCGAATTCTTCGCAAAGCTCCTTTTCAGCAGCGTCATCGTCGCTCCCATTTTCGAGGAGATCATCTTCCGCGGCTTCCTTTTCCAGGGGCTGAAATCGAAGACCGGCGTCGCGGGCGCGGCGCTGGCCTCGACCGTTCTCTTCGCCGTCGTCCACACCCAGTATGATATCTGGGGCTGGATCTCCGTCGGCATGATGGGCTTCGCCGCCTGTTACCTCACCCACCGCACCGGCTCACTGAAAACCGCCATCGTTTTCCATGCCATCGGGAATCTTCTCATCTCGCTCGACGTCTATCTGTTCTACCAGTTGCCGCTCTGA